Proteins encoded within one genomic window of Mycolicibacterium monacense:
- a CDS encoding cytochrome P450, producing MPGPNSCPIAPDFDFLDANLNLERLPVAELAELRKSEPVHWVDVPGGTGGFGDKGYWLVTKHADVKDVSKRNDVFGSSPDGAIPVWPQDMTRDAIDLQKAVLLNMDAPQHTRLRKIISRGFTPRAVGRLEDELRARAQKIAETAAAEGAGDFVEQVSCELPLQAIAELLGVPQDDRDKLFRWSNEMTAGEDPEYADVDPAMSSFELITYAMKMAEERAKNPTEDIVTKLIEADIDGEKLSDDEFGFFVVMLAVAGNETTRNSITHGMIAFSQNPDQWELYKKERPETAADEIVRWATPVSAFQRTALEDTELGGVQIKKGQRVVMSYRSANFDEEVFENPYQFDILRNPNPHVGFGGTGAHYCIGANLAKMTINLIFNAIADKMPDLKPIGQPERLKSGWLNGIKHWQVDYTGAGGPAIEQKCPVAQ from the coding sequence ATGCCAGGCCCTAACTCGTGCCCCATAGCCCCTGACTTCGACTTCCTCGACGCGAATCTCAACCTCGAGCGTCTGCCGGTGGCCGAGCTCGCGGAGTTGCGCAAATCCGAGCCCGTCCACTGGGTGGATGTGCCGGGCGGAACCGGGGGCTTCGGTGACAAAGGCTACTGGCTCGTCACCAAGCACGCGGACGTCAAGGACGTCTCCAAGCGCAACGACGTCTTCGGCAGCTCGCCCGACGGCGCCATCCCGGTGTGGCCGCAGGACATGACCCGCGATGCGATCGACCTGCAGAAGGCTGTCCTGCTGAACATGGACGCACCGCAGCACACCCGCCTGCGCAAGATCATTTCGCGCGGTTTCACCCCCCGTGCCGTCGGACGCCTCGAGGACGAACTGCGGGCACGCGCCCAGAAGATCGCCGAGACCGCTGCCGCCGAAGGCGCCGGCGACTTCGTCGAACAGGTCTCGTGCGAGCTGCCGCTGCAGGCCATCGCCGAACTGCTCGGTGTGCCGCAGGACGATCGGGACAAACTGTTCCGGTGGTCCAACGAGATGACCGCCGGTGAGGATCCGGAGTACGCCGACGTCGACCCGGCGATGTCGTCGTTCGAACTGATCACCTACGCGATGAAGATGGCGGAGGAACGGGCCAAGAACCCGACCGAGGACATCGTCACCAAGTTGATCGAAGCCGACATCGACGGTGAGAAGCTCTCCGACGACGAGTTCGGCTTCTTCGTGGTGATGCTCGCGGTGGCCGGCAACGAGACCACCCGCAACTCGATCACCCACGGCATGATCGCGTTCTCCCAGAACCCCGATCAGTGGGAGCTCTACAAGAAGGAACGGCCGGAGACCGCCGCCGACGAGATCGTCCGCTGGGCCACCCCGGTATCGGCCTTCCAGCGCACCGCGCTGGAAGACACCGAACTCGGTGGCGTACAGATCAAGAAGGGGCAGCGGGTCGTGATGTCCTACCGGTCGGCGAACTTCGACGAAGAGGTCTTCGAGAACCCGTACCAGTTCGACATCCTGCGTAACCCCAACCCGCACGTCGGGTTCGGCGGCACCGGCGCCCACTACTGCATCGGCGCCAACCTGGCCAAGATGACGATCAACCTGATCTTCAATGCGATCGCCGACAAAATGCCGGACCTCAAGCCGATCGGTCAGCCGGAACGGCTGAAGTCCGGGTGGCTCAACGGCATCAAGCACTGGCAGGTCGACTACACCGGCGCCGGCGGGCCGGCAATCGAACAGAAGTGCCCCGTCGCTCAGTAG
- a CDS encoding acyl-CoA dehydrogenase family protein — translation MDFSPDEGQQAVADVVTAVLERDNSWDALVSGGVTALGVPERLGGDGVGLAELATALTEIGRRGTISPALATVGLGLVPLLDLASDEQQDRYLAGVAKGAILTAALNEPGVALPDRPATTLTGGRLNGTKVGVPYAGAAEYILVSTDNGVVVVSASADGVQVTETPTSNGGDEAAVTFSDVAVDDADVLGSGLEAVRRVNALALAATGAFAAGLVAGALRLTADYVANRHQFGRPLSTFQTVAAQLAEVYIASRTLDLAANSVVWRLAEGLDAADDLEVLGYWLTSQAPPVMQTCHHLHGGMGMDITYPMDRYYSTIKDLSRLLGGPSHRLDLVGV, via the coding sequence GTGGATTTCAGTCCAGACGAGGGGCAGCAGGCTGTCGCCGATGTGGTGACGGCGGTGCTCGAGCGTGACAACTCTTGGGACGCCCTGGTTTCCGGCGGCGTCACCGCGCTCGGGGTGCCGGAACGCCTCGGCGGGGACGGCGTCGGCTTGGCCGAGCTCGCCACCGCGCTGACCGAGATCGGCAGGCGCGGCACCATCAGCCCGGCGCTCGCCACGGTCGGACTCGGGCTCGTCCCGCTGCTCGATCTGGCTTCCGACGAACAGCAGGACCGCTACCTCGCAGGCGTGGCCAAGGGCGCGATCCTGACCGCCGCGCTCAACGAGCCGGGTGTGGCGCTGCCTGATCGGCCGGCGACCACGCTGACCGGCGGGCGCCTCAACGGCACCAAGGTCGGAGTTCCGTATGCCGGTGCGGCTGAATACATCCTGGTGAGCACCGACAACGGTGTCGTGGTGGTGTCGGCGTCCGCCGACGGCGTGCAGGTCACCGAGACGCCGACCTCCAACGGCGGGGACGAGGCTGCGGTCACGTTCTCCGACGTCGCGGTCGACGACGCCGATGTGCTGGGGTCCGGTTTGGAGGCGGTCCGTCGTGTCAATGCGCTGGCGCTGGCCGCCACCGGGGCGTTCGCCGCCGGGCTGGTGGCTGGTGCGCTGCGGCTGACCGCGGACTACGTCGCCAACCGGCATCAGTTCGGACGTCCGCTGTCGACGTTCCAGACCGTCGCCGCGCAGCTTGCCGAGGTGTACATCGCTTCTCGCACATTGGATCTCGCGGCGAATTCGGTGGTCTGGCGGCTAGCTGAAGGGCTTGACGCCGCTGACGACCTCGAGGTGCTCGGGTACTGGCTGACCTCGCAGGCGCCGCCGGTCATGCAGACCTGCCATCACCTGCACGGCGGTATGGGTATGGACATCACCTACCCGATGGACCGCTACTACTCGACGATCAAGGACCTGTCCCGGTTACTGGGCGGCCCGTCGCATCGTCTGGACCTGGTGGGAGTTTGA
- the fadE29 gene encoding acyl-CoA dehydrogenase FadE29, with amino-acid sequence MFIDLTPEQRRLQAELREYFSTLISPEERDAMETDRHNEAYRAVIKRMGADGKLGVGWPKEFGGLGFGPVEQSIFVNEAARADVPLPAVTLQTVGPTLQVYGTEAQKKKFLPAILAGEVHFAIGYSEPEAGTDLASLRTSAVRHGDEYIVNGQKMWTTGAHDADYIWLAARTDPEAAKHKGISILIVDTKDPGYSWTPIILSDGAHHTNASYYNDVHVPADMLVGEENAGWKLITTQLNHERVMLGPAGKVAGIYDRVHAWASKPGSNGVTPLENDNVRRALGEIRAVWRINELLNWQVAAAGETIAVADAAATKVFSTERIQRIGRLAEEIVGAYGNPAEPDTAELLRWLDSQTKRNLVITFGGGVNEVMREMIAASGLKVPRVPR; translated from the coding sequence ATGTTCATCGATCTGACGCCCGAGCAGCGGCGGCTGCAAGCCGAACTGCGGGAGTACTTCTCGACGCTCATTTCGCCCGAAGAGCGCGATGCCATGGAGACCGACCGGCACAACGAGGCCTACCGCGCGGTGATCAAGCGGATGGGCGCCGACGGCAAGCTCGGCGTCGGCTGGCCGAAGGAGTTCGGCGGCTTGGGTTTCGGCCCCGTCGAGCAGTCGATCTTCGTCAACGAGGCGGCCCGCGCGGACGTCCCGCTGCCCGCGGTCACGTTGCAGACCGTCGGCCCGACGCTGCAGGTGTACGGCACCGAAGCGCAGAAGAAGAAGTTCCTGCCGGCGATCCTCGCCGGTGAGGTGCACTTCGCGATCGGCTACTCCGAACCCGAGGCCGGCACCGATCTGGCGTCGCTGCGGACCTCGGCGGTGCGGCACGGTGACGAGTACATCGTGAACGGGCAGAAGATGTGGACCACCGGCGCCCACGACGCCGACTACATCTGGCTGGCGGCGCGCACCGACCCGGAAGCCGCGAAACACAAGGGCATTTCGATCCTGATCGTCGACACCAAGGATCCCGGCTACTCCTGGACGCCGATCATCCTGTCCGACGGCGCCCACCACACCAACGCCAGCTACTACAACGACGTCCACGTTCCCGCCGACATGCTCGTCGGTGAGGAGAACGCGGGCTGGAAGCTGATCACCACCCAGCTCAACCACGAGCGCGTCATGCTCGGACCGGCGGGCAAGGTGGCCGGCATCTACGACCGCGTGCACGCGTGGGCGTCGAAGCCCGGGTCCAACGGGGTGACGCCGCTCGAGAACGACAACGTGCGGCGCGCCCTGGGGGAGATCCGCGCGGTCTGGCGGATCAACGAGCTGCTCAACTGGCAGGTCGCCGCGGCCGGGGAGACCATCGCGGTCGCCGACGCCGCCGCCACGAAAGTGTTTTCGACAGAACGCATTCAGCGGATCGGACGGCTCGCCGAGGAGATCGTCGGCGCCTACGGCAACCCGGCCGAACCCGATACCGCAGAACTACTGCGCTGGCTCGACAGCCAGACCAAACGCAACCTCGTCATCACCTTCGGAGGCGGGGTCAACGAGGTCATGCGCGAGATGATCGCGGCGTCGGGTCTCAAGGTGCCGAGGGTGCCGCGATGA
- a CDS encoding bifunctional MaoC family dehydratase N-terminal/OB-fold nucleic acid binding domain-containing protein — translation MSADLQPDIEKIKAEGRSEPRAGRDPVNQPMIHHWVDAIGDKNPIYVDDEAAKAAGHPGIVAPPAMIQVWTMGGLGQGRSDDDPLSKMMNLFDEAGYVGVVATNCEQTYHRYLQPGEEITIHADITDVVGPKQTALGEGYFINQLITWTVDGGETVAEMNWRIMKFKPKADDRPAVPEDLDPDKLMRPASSRDTQFFWDGVNAHELRIQTRPDGTLQHPPVPAVWADKDAPVDYVVAAGTGTVYSYVVHHAPKVPGRSLPFVIALVELDEGVRMLGELRGVDPSEVQIGMPVRATYIDFPDSDVSPAWTLYAWEPAR, via the coding sequence GTGAGCGCGGATCTCCAGCCCGACATCGAGAAGATCAAGGCGGAGGGCCGCAGCGAGCCGCGGGCCGGCCGGGATCCGGTGAACCAGCCGATGATCCACCACTGGGTCGACGCCATCGGCGACAAGAACCCGATCTATGTCGACGACGAGGCCGCCAAGGCTGCCGGGCACCCCGGCATCGTCGCACCGCCGGCGATGATCCAGGTGTGGACGATGGGCGGCCTGGGTCAGGGCCGCTCGGACGACGACCCGCTGTCGAAGATGATGAACCTGTTCGACGAGGCCGGCTACGTCGGGGTGGTCGCGACCAACTGTGAGCAGACCTACCACCGGTATCTGCAGCCCGGCGAAGAGATCACCATCCACGCCGACATCACCGACGTGGTCGGTCCCAAGCAGACCGCACTGGGCGAGGGCTACTTCATCAACCAGCTCATCACCTGGACCGTCGACGGCGGCGAAACCGTCGCCGAGATGAACTGGCGCATCATGAAGTTCAAGCCGAAGGCAGACGACCGACCGGCCGTGCCCGAGGACCTGGACCCGGACAAGCTGATGCGGCCCGCCTCGTCCAGGGACACCCAGTTCTTCTGGGACGGCGTCAATGCCCACGAGTTGCGCATCCAGACGCGCCCGGACGGGACGCTGCAGCATCCACCCGTGCCCGCGGTCTGGGCCGACAAGGACGCCCCGGTCGACTACGTCGTGGCCGCCGGGACCGGCACGGTCTACAGCTACGTCGTGCACCACGCGCCGAAGGTGCCTGGGCGCAGCCTCCCGTTCGTGATCGCGCTGGTCGAACTGGACGAGGGTGTGCGGATGCTCGGCGAGTTGCGGGGCGTCGACCCCAGCGAAGTGCAGATCGGAATGCCTGTGCGCGCAACGTATATCGATTTCCCCGACAGTGACGTCAGCCCGGCGTGGACGCTGTACGCGTGGGAGCCGGCCCGGTGA
- a CDS encoding MaoC family dehydratase yields the protein MSAPGSDVAAGAAPHVEVGHKLPELQIYGDPTFIVSTAIATRDYQDVHHDRDKAQAKGSKDIFVNILTDTGLVQRYLTDWAGPSARIKSIGLRLGVPWYAYDTITFTGEVTAVDDGVTTVKVVGANSLGNHVIATATLVLGDH from the coding sequence GTGAGCGCCCCTGGGTCCGATGTCGCCGCCGGGGCGGCTCCGCACGTCGAGGTGGGTCACAAACTGCCCGAACTCCAGATCTACGGTGACCCGACGTTCATCGTGTCGACAGCGATCGCCACTCGCGACTACCAGGACGTGCACCACGACCGGGACAAGGCGCAGGCCAAGGGCTCCAAGGACATCTTCGTCAACATCCTCACCGATACCGGTCTGGTGCAGCGCTACCTGACCGACTGGGCCGGACCGTCGGCGCGGATCAAGTCGATCGGCCTTCGACTGGGCGTCCCGTGGTACGCGTACGACACCATCACGTTCACCGGTGAGGTCACCGCCGTCGACGACGGCGTCACCACGGTGAAGGTGGTGGGCGCCAACAGTCTCGGAAATCACGTCATCGCCACGGCGACACTCGTTTTGGGGGACCACTGA
- a CDS encoding lipid-transfer protein → MLSGKAAIAGIGATDFSKNSGRSELRLAAEAVLDALDDAGLAPSDVDGLVTFTMDSNLETAVARSTGIGELKFFSQIGYGGGAAAATVQQAALAIATGVAEVVVAYRAFNERSEHRFGQVMTGLTVNADSRGVEYSWSYPHGLSTPAASVAMIARRYMHEFGATSADFGAVSVADRRHAANNPKAHFYGKPITIEDHQNSRWIAEPLRLLDCCQETDGGVAIVVTTPERAKDLKQRPAVIEAAAQAAGADQFTMYSYYREELGLPEMGLVGRQLWEQSGLSPTDIQTAVLYDHFTPYTLIQLEELGFCGKGEAKDFIAGGAIEIGGKLPINTHGGQLGEAYIHGMNGIAEGVRQLRGTSVNQVDGVEHVLVTAGTGVPTSGLILG, encoded by the coding sequence ATGCTCTCCGGAAAGGCCGCGATCGCGGGTATCGGCGCGACCGACTTCTCCAAGAACTCGGGTCGCAGCGAGCTTCGCCTCGCGGCCGAGGCCGTACTCGATGCGCTCGACGACGCCGGTCTCGCGCCGTCGGACGTCGACGGCCTGGTGACCTTCACGATGGACTCGAACCTGGAGACCGCCGTCGCACGTTCGACCGGCATCGGCGAGTTGAAGTTCTTCAGCCAGATCGGTTACGGCGGAGGGGCGGCGGCCGCCACCGTGCAGCAGGCGGCACTGGCCATCGCGACCGGGGTGGCCGAGGTCGTGGTGGCGTACCGGGCGTTCAACGAGCGTTCGGAGCACCGCTTCGGTCAGGTCATGACCGGCCTGACGGTCAACGCCGACTCCCGCGGTGTGGAGTACAGCTGGTCCTATCCGCACGGCCTGAGCACGCCGGCCGCGTCGGTGGCGATGATCGCGCGGCGGTACATGCACGAATTCGGCGCCACCAGCGCCGATTTCGGCGCGGTCTCGGTAGCCGACCGCAGACACGCGGCGAACAATCCGAAGGCGCACTTCTACGGAAAGCCCATCACCATCGAGGATCACCAGAACTCGAGGTGGATCGCAGAACCGCTGCGGCTGCTGGACTGCTGTCAGGAGACCGACGGCGGCGTCGCGATCGTGGTGACCACCCCGGAGCGCGCCAAGGATCTCAAACAGCGCCCGGCGGTCATCGAGGCAGCCGCCCAGGCCGCAGGTGCCGACCAGTTCACGATGTACTCGTATTACCGCGAGGAACTCGGACTGCCGGAGATGGGTCTGGTCGGGCGCCAACTGTGGGAGCAGAGCGGATTGTCGCCCACCGACATCCAGACGGCGGTCCTCTACGATCACTTCACCCCGTACACGCTGATCCAACTCGAGGAGTTGGGCTTCTGCGGTAAGGGTGAGGCCAAGGACTTCATCGCCGGCGGTGCGATCGAAATCGGCGGCAAGCTGCCGATCAACACCCACGGCGGCCAACTCGGTGAGGCCTACATCCACGGGATGAACGGCATCGCCGAAGGGGTGCGCCAACTGCGCGGCACGTCGGTGAACCAGGTCGACGGGGTCGAACACGTCCTGGTCACCGCGGGTACCGGCGTGCCCACCTCGGGGCTGATCCTCGGCTGA
- a CDS encoding IS256 family transposase, translating into MLTVVHDTDEANANDGGGRSLLDEIVRDGARQMLAAALKAEVAAYIDAHAGELDESGRRLVVRNGSHAGREVLTAAGAVAVTAPRVNDKRIDADTGERQRFSSAILPAWARKSPQMTEVLPLLYLHGLSTSDFGPALEQFLGSSAGLSATTITRLTSQWQEEAKAFGARDLSGTDFVYLWVDGIHLKVRLEQEKLCLLVMIGVRSDGRKELVALADGYRESTESWADLLRSCRRRGMIAPVLAVGDGALGFWKAMREVFPATREQRCWFHKQANVLSCLPKSAQPGAVAAMREIYNAEDLDHAQVAIKAFEIDYGAKYPKAVAKIVDDADVLLEFYKYPAEHWIHLRTTNPIESTFATVRLRTKVTKGPGSRAAGIAMAYKLIDAAQARWRAVNAPHLVALVRAGAVFHKGKLLERPADITPPEPAESTETEVA; encoded by the coding sequence ATGCTCACCGTAGTTCACGACACCGATGAGGCCAACGCCAATGACGGCGGTGGTCGGTCGTTGTTGGATGAGATCGTGCGCGACGGCGCCCGGCAGATGCTGGCCGCGGCGCTGAAGGCTGAGGTGGCCGCCTACATCGATGCCCACGCCGGTGAGCTCGATGAGAGCGGTCGCCGGCTGGTGGTCCGCAACGGCTCCCACGCCGGGCGTGAGGTGTTGACCGCCGCGGGCGCGGTGGCGGTGACCGCGCCGCGGGTCAACGACAAGCGTATCGACGCCGATACCGGTGAGCGGCAGCGGTTTTCCTCGGCGATCCTGCCGGCGTGGGCGCGCAAGTCCCCGCAGATGACTGAGGTGCTGCCGCTGCTGTACCTGCACGGCCTGTCGACCAGTGACTTCGGGCCGGCCTTGGAGCAGTTCCTCGGGTCCAGTGCCGGGCTCTCGGCGACGACGATCACACGGCTGACCAGCCAGTGGCAGGAGGAGGCCAAGGCCTTCGGGGCCCGGGATCTGTCGGGCACTGACTTCGTCTACCTGTGGGTCGACGGCATTCACCTCAAGGTCCGCCTCGAGCAGGAGAAGCTGTGCCTGTTGGTGATGATCGGGGTCCGCTCCGATGGCCGCAAGGAACTCGTCGCCCTGGCCGACGGGTATCGAGAATCGACCGAGTCGTGGGCCGATCTGCTGCGGTCGTGTCGCCGCCGCGGGATGATCGCCCCGGTGTTGGCCGTCGGTGACGGTGCACTGGGCTTTTGGAAGGCGATGCGCGAGGTGTTCCCGGCTACCCGCGAGCAGCGCTGCTGGTTTCACAAACAGGCCAATGTCCTTTCCTGCCTGCCCAAATCGGCGCAACCCGGTGCGGTCGCGGCGATGCGGGAGATCTACAACGCCGAGGACCTCGACCACGCGCAGGTCGCGATCAAGGCCTTCGAGATCGACTACGGCGCCAAGTACCCCAAGGCGGTCGCCAAGATCGTCGACGACGCCGACGTGCTGTTGGAGTTCTACAAATACCCAGCCGAACACTGGATCCACTTGCGCACCACGAATCCGATCGAATCAACCTTCGCCACCGTGCGATTGCGGACGAAGGTCACCAAGGGGCCGGGATCCCGCGCGGCCGGAATTGCCATGGCCTACAAGCTTATCGACGCCGCACAAGCCCGGTGGCGGGCAGTCAACGCACCCCACCTGGTCGCCCTCGTCCGTGCCGGCGCCGTCTTCCACAAAGGCAAGCTACTCGAACGCCCCGCCGACATCACACCGCCCGAGCCGGCCGAATCAACCGAAACGGAGGTCGCCTGA
- a CDS encoding IS3 family transposase (programmed frameshift): MSKEQSAGKPTTRRYSPEEKAAAVRMVRSLRTELGTTQGTVARVANQLGYGVESVRTWVRQADIDEGVAPGVSTVESARLKELEQENRELKRANEILKRAAKFLRGGARPPTQEIVDFIDGNREEFGVEPICTVLRSAGVSMAPSTYYAAKSRGLSRRAQRDAVLGPALVGLWEDNYCVYGAHKLWRAAQRAGHDVGRDQVARLMRAAGIEGVRRGKRVRTTKPDLGTGRHPDLVKRNFTAAAPNQLWVTDLTYVATWAGVAYVCFIVDVFSRMIVGWRVASNMRTTMVLDAIEMARWSRGNTLPGLRCHSDAGSQFTSIRYGQRLAEIGAVPSIGSIGDSFDNALAETVNGYYKSELIYGPARTGPWKTVDDVELATLSWVHWHNTARLHGYLNDIPPTEFEAIFYATKRTDQPLVEIQ; encoded by the exons ATGTCGAAGGAACAGTCTGCTGGGAAGCCCACGACGCGTCGCTACAGCCCCGAGGAGAAGGCCGCGGCGGTGCGGATGGTTCGATCGTTGCGCACCGAGCTGGGCACCACCCAGGGCACGGTGGCGCGGGTGGCTAACCAGCTCGGTTACGGCGTGGAGTCGGTGCGCACTTGGGTGCGCCAGGCCGACATCGACGAAGGCGTGGCGCCTGGGGTGTCGACCGTAGAATCGGCGCGCCTTAAGGAGCTCGAGCAGGAGAACCGAGAACTGAAGCGTGCCAACGAGATACTGAAACGGGCAGCGA AGTTTCTTCGGGGCGGAGCTCGACCGCCAACACAAGAAATAGTCGATTTCATCGACGGCAACCGTGAGGAGTTCGGGGTCGAGCCCATCTGCACCGTCCTGCGATCAGCAGGAGTGTCGATGGCTCCGAGCACCTACTACGCGGCGAAGTCCCGCGGTCTGTCGCGGCGGGCCCAGCGTGATGCCGTCCTGGGCCCGGCCCTGGTCGGGTTGTGGGAGGACAACTACTGCGTCTACGGGGCGCACAAGCTGTGGAGGGCAGCACAGCGGGCCGGCCACGATGTGGGCCGTGATCAGGTGGCCCGGCTGATGCGGGCCGCCGGCATCGAAGGGGTGCGCCGCGGCAAACGGGTCCGCACCACCAAGCCCGATCTTGGCACCGGGCGACATCCCGATCTGGTCAAGCGCAACTTCACCGCAGCTGCCCCCAATCAGCTCTGGGTTACCGACCTGACCTACGTCGCGACCTGGGCCGGTGTGGCCTACGTCTGCTTCATCGTCGACGTGTTCAGCCGGATGATCGTCGGCTGGCGAGTCGCGTCGAACATGCGGACCACGATGGTGCTCGATGCGATTGAGATGGCCCGCTGGTCACGCGGAAACACGTTGCCGGGCTTGAGATGTCACTCCGACGCGGGATCGCAGTTCACGTCTATCCGCTACGGTCAACGGTTGGCTGAGATCGGTGCGGTGCCCTCCATCGGGTCCATCGGTGACAGCTTCGATAACGCCCTCGCCGAGACGGTGAACGGCTATTACAAATCTGAGCTGATCTACGGCCCGGCCCGCACCGGTCCCTGGAAGACCGTCGACGATGTCGAACTGGCCACCCTGAGCTGGGTGCACTGGCACAACACAGCACGTCTGCACGGCTACCTCAACGACATACCGCCCACGGAATTCGAAGCCATCTTCTACGCTACGAAACGGACCGACCAACCCCTGGTCGAAATCCAATAG
- a CDS encoding ATP-binding protein has protein sequence MARKLDAHDEPNVYSESGVTSSPLVAHLRFGLRLIYGRLADEFTALGFGVEVIGHMLLVTRGSKRCFFYEGDSSFTSLMAMKVLKDKELSRIMFQRAGLSIAEGFAFTRNEKLSALEKVRQLSPVVVKPVAGHKGQGASVNVTPESFEAAWSAASDAVAEAGVSTVSDYEILVEKFFPDGDEARYLVVGGTCVAVLLRLPPKVYGDGRSTVRQLIEHENRTRRLNPSLRAVSGMIRLDEQRHSIIRSQGYSLDSVPALGACVIIDWKGGLSTGANSRDITSDAHRSMKRVAEKVAAAVPGLDIVGVDILARDHTAEATPDNYIIVEANTRPNISGHLYPVFGEPVNVARIIAENCAQNMGFDVDTLRRTRRE, from the coding sequence GTGGCGAGGAAGCTCGATGCGCACGACGAGCCAAATGTCTACTCGGAATCAGGGGTTACGTCTTCTCCCCTTGTCGCTCATCTTCGCTTTGGCCTACGCCTGATCTACGGGCGCCTGGCCGACGAGTTCACGGCACTCGGTTTCGGGGTCGAAGTGATCGGCCACATGTTGCTGGTGACGCGGGGAAGCAAGCGGTGCTTCTTCTACGAGGGTGACTCGAGCTTCACTTCCCTCATGGCAATGAAAGTGCTCAAGGACAAAGAACTATCACGGATCATGTTCCAGCGAGCCGGACTCAGCATCGCGGAGGGATTTGCGTTCACCAGAAACGAGAAGCTCTCTGCCCTCGAAAAGGTCAGACAACTCAGCCCCGTAGTCGTCAAGCCAGTGGCCGGCCACAAGGGGCAGGGCGCGTCCGTCAACGTGACGCCCGAATCCTTCGAGGCGGCATGGTCTGCCGCTTCAGATGCCGTCGCTGAGGCCGGCGTCTCGACGGTCTCGGACTACGAGATCCTCGTTGAAAAATTCTTTCCGGACGGGGATGAGGCTAGATATCTGGTCGTCGGCGGCACCTGTGTGGCGGTGCTGCTCAGGTTGCCCCCCAAGGTGTACGGGGATGGGCGCAGCACCGTTCGTCAGCTCATCGAACACGAGAACAGAACTCGGCGCCTCAATCCTAGTTTGAGAGCGGTCAGCGGGATGATTCGCCTTGACGAACAACGACATTCAATCATCCGTTCGCAAGGATACTCACTCGATTCGGTGCCAGCGCTCGGTGCTTGCGTGATCATTGATTGGAAGGGTGGCCTCTCCACAGGTGCGAACTCACGCGATATCACAAGCGATGCGCATAGAAGTATGAAGCGGGTCGCAGAGAAGGTCGCCGCGGCCGTGCCTGGCCTCGACATCGTTGGTGTGGACATCCTCGCTAGAGATCACACGGCAGAAGCGACGCCCGACAACTACATCATCGTGGAAGCAAATACCCGCCCGAACATCTCCGGGCATCTCTACCCGGTCTTCGGCGAGCCCGTCAACGTCGCCAGGATCATCGCCGAAAACTGCGCGCAGAACATGGGTTTCGATGTCGACACGTTGCGGAGGACGCGGCGGGAATGA
- a CDS encoding SET domain-containing protein-lysine N-methyltransferase gives MGSTIGNSPAVGRVAVLYSDGQFRLVSRVAASPGERLLSISGVTTRVRTRYSIQISSTSHIDVAESIGSAAMIEDHPWRFTNHSCEPNAVVRGRHLVSLTAIEVGDEVTFNYNTTEYVLAEPFVCNCGSPRCVGAVRGFVHLRDAERRQLLPLLASHLVAVFDTEASSYRPSARQSP, from the coding sequence ATGGGGTCCACGATCGGCAATTCGCCAGCGGTCGGTCGCGTTGCGGTTCTGTACAGCGACGGGCAATTCCGACTGGTGTCGAGGGTGGCCGCTTCCCCGGGCGAGCGGTTACTGTCGATATCTGGAGTGACAACTAGGGTGCGTACTCGGTATTCGATACAGATCAGCTCCACGTCCCACATCGACGTAGCAGAATCGATCGGTTCGGCAGCCATGATCGAGGATCATCCTTGGCGCTTCACCAACCACAGCTGCGAGCCCAACGCGGTCGTTCGAGGACGGCACCTCGTCTCGCTGACGGCCATCGAAGTCGGCGACGAGGTAACGTTCAATTACAACACCACCGAGTACGTTCTGGCCGAGCCATTCGTCTGTAACTGTGGAAGTCCTCGGTGCGTGGGAGCGGTCAGGGGCTTCGTTCACCTCCGTGACGCTGAACGGAGACAACTGCTGCCGCTACTCGCGAGCCACCTCGTGGCCGTTTTCGACACGGAGGCGTCCTCCTACCGGCCGTCGGCGCGCCAATCGCCATGA